Proteins from a genomic interval of Pantoea deleyi:
- the nagA gene encoding N-acetylglucosamine-6-phosphate deacetylase, with protein sequence MYALVNGRIYSGHEVLDNHAVVIADGRIARVCPREALPATVAQRDMAGALIAPGFIDLQLNGCGGVQFNDSLEALSVETLETMQRANEKSGCTSFLPTLITSSDALMKRAIETMRAYLQKHQHQALGLHLEGPWLSKAKKGTHDPALIRLPDAEMVAYLCANADVITKVTLAPENAGSDVIRQLTDAGIIVSAGHSNATYEEAKAGFSAGIRFATHLYNAMPAFAGREPGLIGALFDAPDVYCGIIADGLHVHYANVRNAKRIKGDKLVLVTDATAPAGADISEFIFAGKTIYYRDGLCVDENGTLSGSALTMIEAVQNSVEHVGIALDEALRMATLYPARAMGVERQLGSIEAGKIANLTVFTRDFKIIKTFVNGDDVLSE encoded by the coding sequence ATGTACGCATTAGTAAACGGCCGAATCTACAGTGGCCACGAGGTTCTGGATAATCACGCGGTCGTGATTGCTGACGGACGGATTGCGCGCGTCTGCCCGCGCGAGGCGCTCCCGGCCACGGTTGCGCAGCGGGATATGGCGGGCGCGCTGATTGCGCCCGGCTTTATCGACCTTCAGCTCAACGGCTGCGGCGGCGTGCAGTTCAATGACAGCCTTGAGGCGCTCAGCGTGGAAACACTGGAAACGATGCAGCGCGCGAATGAGAAGTCCGGCTGCACCAGCTTCTTACCGACACTCATCACCAGCAGCGACGCCCTGATGAAACGGGCGATTGAGACCATGCGCGCCTATCTGCAGAAGCATCAGCATCAGGCGCTGGGCCTGCATCTGGAAGGTCCCTGGCTGAGCAAGGCGAAAAAAGGCACCCACGATCCGGCGCTGATCCGCCTGCCCGATGCAGAGATGGTGGCCTATCTCTGCGCCAATGCGGATGTCATTACCAAAGTGACCCTGGCTCCCGAAAATGCCGGCAGCGACGTGATTCGTCAGCTGACCGACGCCGGAATCATCGTCTCAGCCGGTCACTCTAATGCGACTTATGAAGAGGCGAAAGCGGGCTTTTCTGCAGGGATCCGGTTCGCCACCCATCTCTACAATGCGATGCCCGCCTTTGCCGGACGTGAACCGGGCCTTATCGGTGCGCTGTTTGATGCGCCTGATGTATACTGCGGCATCATTGCAGATGGTTTACATGTACATTACGCTAACGTGCGCAATGCAAAACGTATTAAAGGTGACAAACTGGTGCTGGTAACCGATGCCACCGCACCGGCAGGCGCCGACATCAGCGAGTTTATTTTTGCAGGTAAAACAATCTACTATCGTGACGGGCTCTGTGTTGACGAAAACGGCACACTGAGCGGTTCTGCCCTGACGATGATTGAAGCGGTGCAGAACAGCGTTGAGCATGTGGGTATCGCACTGGATGAAGCGTTACGCATGGCAACCCTCTACCCGGCACGGGCGATGGGCGTGGAAAGGCAGTTAGGCTCGATCGAAGCAGGAAAAATCGCGAACCTGACTGTGTTTACGCGCGACTTTAAAATCATTAAGACGTTTGTCAACGGAGACGACGTCCTGAGCGAGTAA